In the Streptomyces fradiae ATCC 10745 = DSM 40063 genome, one interval contains:
- a CDS encoding TetR/AcrR family transcriptional regulator — protein MARSRLTPERESELYATVIDLLGEVGYDGLTMDAIAARTRSSKATLYRQWGSKPELVAQSLRHHKPVRIAEIDTGTLRGDFHEMIRRSDDCRMEKDSAMMRGLAHAVSENPELLQAMRALLIEPEMTGLDLLLRRAVARGEVDAGNPALGLVPHMMIGALVARPLIEDLPVDQAYLTTYVDAVVLPALGAP, from the coding sequence ATGGCACGCAGCAGACTCACCCCGGAACGCGAGTCCGAGCTGTACGCGACCGTCATCGACCTCCTCGGCGAGGTCGGCTACGACGGCCTCACCATGGACGCCATCGCCGCGCGGACGCGCTCCAGCAAGGCCACCCTCTACCGCCAGTGGGGGAGCAAGCCGGAGCTGGTGGCGCAGTCGCTGCGGCACCACAAGCCCGTACGGATAGCGGAGATCGACACCGGGACGCTCCGGGGCGACTTCCACGAGATGATCCGGCGCTCCGACGACTGCCGCATGGAGAAGGACTCCGCGATGATGCGGGGCCTCGCCCACGCGGTCAGCGAGAACCCCGAACTGCTCCAGGCGATGCGCGCACTGCTGATCGAACCGGAGATGACCGGGCTCGACCTCCTCCTGCGCCGCGCCGTCGCACGGGGCGAGGTCGACGCCGGGAACCCGGCGCTCGGACTGGTCCCGCACATGATGATCGGCGCCCTCGTCGCCCGGCCCCTCATCGAGGACCTGCCGGTCGACCAGGCGTACCTCACCACCTACGTGGACGCCGTCGTGCTCCCCGCCCTCGGCGCCCCCTGA
- a CDS encoding SDR family oxidoreductase, with translation MSRAGLEGQVVVVTGGARGVGELLARKLSARGARIALVGLEPDELKRVSERLHTESDWWHADVTDHEAMERVAAEVKERFGKVDVVVANAGVAAGGPFADSDPVAWRRVIEVNLIGGAVTGRAFLPVLLESRGYFLQIASLAAITPAPMMTAYCASKSGVEAFAHSLRTEVAHRGVRVGVGYLSWTDTDMVRGADQDDVMRELRQRLPWPANRTYPLGPAVDRIVEGVERRSAHVYAQWWLRGMQSVRGYLPALIAAVGQREMRRFEPRLGSVARGLVGAGGAADERARAERN, from the coding sequence ATGAGCAGGGCCGGTCTCGAAGGGCAGGTCGTCGTCGTCACCGGCGGCGCGCGCGGCGTCGGCGAGCTGCTGGCGCGCAAACTCTCCGCGCGCGGCGCGCGGATCGCGCTCGTCGGCCTGGAACCGGACGAGCTGAAGCGGGTGTCGGAGCGGCTGCACACCGAGAGCGACTGGTGGCACGCGGACGTCACCGACCACGAGGCGATGGAGCGGGTCGCCGCCGAGGTGAAGGAGCGCTTCGGCAAGGTGGACGTCGTCGTCGCCAACGCCGGTGTGGCGGCGGGCGGTCCGTTCGCGGACTCCGACCCCGTCGCGTGGCGCCGCGTCATCGAGGTCAACCTGATCGGCGGCGCCGTCACCGGGCGGGCGTTCCTGCCCGTACTGCTGGAGAGCCGGGGGTACTTCCTCCAGATCGCGTCGCTCGCCGCGATCACCCCGGCGCCGATGATGACGGCGTACTGCGCGTCCAAGTCGGGCGTGGAGGCGTTCGCGCACAGCCTGCGCACCGAGGTCGCCCACCGGGGCGTGCGGGTCGGCGTCGGCTACCTGTCGTGGACGGACACCGACATGGTGCGCGGCGCCGACCAGGACGACGTGATGCGGGAGTTGCGGCAGCGGCTGCCCTGGCCGGCGAACCGCACCTATCCGCTGGGCCCCGCCGTGGACCGGATCGTCGAGGGCGTCGAACGCCGCTCGGCCCATGTGTACGCCCAGTGGTGGCTGCGCGGCATGCAGTCCGTGCGGGGCTACCTGCCGGCGCTCATCGCGGCCGTGGGGCAGCGCGAGATGCGGCGCTTCGAGCCGCGGCTGGGGAGCGTGGCGCGGGGGCTGGTCGGCGCGGGAGGCGCGGCCGACGAGCGGGCGCGTGCGGAGCGTAACTGA
- a CDS encoding MerR family transcriptional regulator → MEELAEAAGITPRTLRFYRERGLIPPPRREGRIAWYGPHHLARLRTIAALLERGHTLNGIADLAAAFESGRDVGEVLGLGEPTEEEPVRLTPEELADHFGDQVTVENFAAALDLGYLALDGEAIVHVSRRLLDVSSALVREGVPLAAVLGAARDVRTHADALARLFTDLLREHAHAEDAERLRPLAKSVVDAELSLALDRRMREPRDS, encoded by the coding sequence ATGGAGGAGCTGGCCGAGGCGGCCGGCATCACCCCCCGTACGCTGCGCTTCTACCGCGAGCGCGGGCTGATCCCGCCGCCGCGCCGCGAGGGGCGCATCGCCTGGTACGGCCCGCACCACCTGGCCCGGCTGCGGACGATCGCGGCGCTGCTGGAGCGCGGCCACACGCTGAACGGCATCGCGGACCTGGCCGCCGCGTTCGAGAGCGGCCGGGACGTGGGCGAGGTGCTGGGGCTCGGCGAGCCGACGGAGGAGGAGCCCGTGCGGCTCACCCCGGAGGAACTGGCCGACCACTTCGGCGACCAGGTCACCGTGGAGAACTTCGCCGCCGCCCTGGACCTGGGCTACCTCGCCCTGGACGGCGAGGCGATCGTGCACGTGAGCCGCCGGCTGCTGGACGTGTCGTCGGCGCTGGTACGGGAGGGCGTGCCGCTGGCGGCCGTGCTGGGCGCCGCGCGGGACGTGCGCACCCACGCGGACGCGCTGGCGCGCCTCTTCACCGACCTGCTGCGGGAGCACGCCCACGCCGAGGACGCCGAGCGGCTGCGGCCCCTCGCCAAGAGCGTGGTCGACGCGGAGCTGTCCCTGGCCCTGGACCGCCGCATGCGGGAGCCGCGGGACAGCTGA
- a CDS encoding DinB family protein, which translates to MDSGERDGEAAVTRWTPSTVHPDMWVDPDDDPRETGAGAADERGALLGSLRHFRLTVEMKCAGLDAGQMARRSVPPSTMSLLGLVRHMAEDERHFRRMAGEESPRIYRTAEDRDGDWNGAVADPAVVEDAWRRWRAEREATDRFIAGFADLGTRTGEAPLREILVAQITEYARHCGHADLLRERIDGRVGQ; encoded by the coding sequence ATGGACTCAGGCGAGCGCGACGGCGAAGCAGCGGTGACCCGGTGGACCCCCTCCACCGTCCACCCCGACATGTGGGTCGACCCGGACGACGACCCGCGCGAGACCGGGGCCGGGGCGGCGGACGAACGCGGCGCGCTGCTGGGCAGTCTGCGGCACTTCCGACTCACCGTCGAGATGAAGTGCGCGGGCCTGGACGCCGGGCAGATGGCCCGGCGCTCCGTGCCGCCGTCCACGATGTCCCTGCTCGGGCTGGTGCGGCACATGGCCGAGGACGAGCGGCACTTCCGCCGGATGGCCGGCGAGGAATCGCCCAGGATCTACCGCACCGCCGAGGACCGTGACGGCGACTGGAACGGCGCGGTCGCCGACCCGGCGGTCGTGGAGGACGCCTGGCGGCGGTGGCGGGCCGAGCGCGAGGCGACCGACCGTTTCATCGCCGGCTTCGCCGACCTCGGCACGCGCACCGGGGAGGCGCCGCTGCGCGAGATCCTGGTGGCGCAGATCACCGAGTACGCCCGGCACTGCGGGCACGCCGACCTGCTGCGCGAGCGGATCGACGGCCGAGTGGGCCAGTGA
- a CDS encoding flavin-containing monooxygenase, giving the protein MSDHVRDHVRPDVRGDVREHVRVAVIGSGFGGLGAAVRLRREGITDFVVLERSDAVGGTWRDNSYPGCACDVPSHLYSFSFAPNPDWPRTFSGQPHIRAYLEHVTDTFGLRPHLRLNHEVLSARWDAGALRWEIATSRGALTADVVVSATGPLSDPRIPDVPGLDGFREAGGKVFHSARWDHDYDLTGKRVAMIGTGASAIQIVPAIQPKTSRLTLFQRTPPWVMPRVDRAVTGAERWLHRQLPFTGKARRGLLWGIRELQVGAFTKRPEALGLVEALARANMHRAIKDPALRARLTPAYRIGCKRILLSNDYYPALARPNVDVVAAGLAEVRGRTAVGADGSEAEVDAIVFGTGFHVTDMPIADRVVGADGVTLAEAWKDGMEALRGATAAGFPNWMTIIGPNTGLGNSSMILMIESQLNYLADYMRRLDLLGEGRALTPRPAAVAAWNRRVQARMERTVWKSGGCDSWYLDANGRNTTLWPGTTSEFRRETRSVDLGEYEIVRAPGGSAAPGGTASSGEPAATGHGAAPGGTASSGRAASSGGAASREGAAA; this is encoded by the coding sequence ATGAGCGACCACGTGCGCGACCACGTGCGCCCTGACGTGCGCGGCGACGTGCGCGAACACGTCCGGGTGGCGGTGATCGGATCCGGCTTCGGCGGCCTCGGTGCCGCCGTGCGGCTGCGCCGCGAGGGGATCACCGACTTCGTCGTCCTGGAGCGGTCCGACGCGGTCGGCGGCACCTGGCGCGACAACAGCTACCCCGGCTGCGCCTGCGACGTCCCGTCGCACCTGTACTCGTTCTCCTTCGCGCCCAACCCCGACTGGCCGCGCACCTTCTCCGGGCAGCCGCACATCCGCGCCTACCTGGAGCACGTCACCGACACCTTCGGGCTCCGCCCGCACCTGCGCCTGAACCACGAGGTGCTGTCGGCCCGCTGGGACGCCGGCGCGCTGCGCTGGGAGATCGCGACCTCGCGGGGCGCCCTCACCGCCGACGTCGTGGTCTCCGCCACCGGCCCCCTCTCCGACCCGCGCATCCCCGACGTCCCCGGCCTCGACGGCTTCCGCGAGGCCGGCGGCAAGGTCTTCCACTCCGCCCGCTGGGACCACGACTACGACCTGACCGGCAAGCGCGTCGCGATGATCGGCACCGGCGCCTCCGCCATCCAGATCGTCCCCGCCATCCAGCCGAAGACCTCCCGCCTCACCCTCTTCCAGCGCACCCCGCCCTGGGTGATGCCGCGCGTCGACCGCGCCGTCACCGGCGCCGAACGCTGGCTCCACCGGCAGCTCCCCTTCACCGGCAAGGCCCGCCGGGGCCTGCTGTGGGGCATCCGGGAGCTCCAGGTCGGCGCGTTCACCAAGCGGCCCGAGGCGCTGGGCCTGGTCGAGGCGCTCGCCCGGGCCAACATGCACCGCGCGATCAAGGACCCCGCCCTGCGCGCCAGGCTGACGCCGGCGTACCGCATCGGCTGCAAGCGCATCCTGCTGTCCAACGACTACTATCCGGCGCTCGCCCGCCCGAACGTCGACGTCGTCGCCGCCGGGCTGGCCGAGGTGCGCGGCCGGACCGCCGTCGGCGCGGACGGCTCCGAGGCCGAGGTCGACGCGATCGTCTTCGGCACCGGCTTCCACGTCACCGACATGCCGATAGCCGACCGGGTCGTCGGCGCCGACGGCGTCACGCTCGCGGAGGCGTGGAAGGACGGCATGGAGGCACTGCGCGGCGCGACCGCCGCCGGGTTCCCCAACTGGATGACGATCATCGGCCCCAACACCGGGCTCGGGAACTCCTCGATGATCCTCATGATCGAGTCGCAGCTGAACTACCTGGCCGACTACATGCGCCGGCTCGACCTCCTCGGCGAGGGCCGCGCCCTCACCCCCCGCCCCGCCGCCGTCGCCGCGTGGAACCGCCGCGTCCAGGCGCGGATGGAGCGCACGGTGTGGAAGTCCGGCGGCTGCGACAGCTGGTACCTCGACGCCAACGGCCGCAACACCACCCTGTGGCCCGGCACCACCTCCGAGTTCCGGCGCGAGACGCGCTCGGTGGACCTCGGCGAGTACGAGATCGTCCGCGCGCCGGGCGGGTCCGCCGCACCGGGCGGCACCGCCTCGTCCGGCGAGCCCGCCGCGACGGGGCACGGCGCCGCACCGGGCGGCACCGCCTCGTCCGGGCGGGCCGCCTCGTCCGGCGGGGCCGCGAGCCGCGAGGGGGCCGCCGCGTGA
- a CDS encoding DNA-binding protein, producing MLWPKAVRERVKTGADRELVHSYPYRSACPSTVWTGLVEGAGKDLFLAGYTDYFFWTQVPHFADTIRRKASAGCRVRFLLGDPEGEVTRRREIVEDVALSVSTRIRITLEHLDRLGPMDGVEVRFSSPEDAVNHVSLSVFRFDDQMLVTPHLARLVGHDSPLLHLRRQGGGGMFDRFAAHGEELWERAEPRSPRSA from the coding sequence ATGCTGTGGCCCAAAGCGGTGCGGGAGCGCGTGAAGACCGGGGCCGACCGGGAGCTGGTGCACAGCTACCCCTACCGGTCCGCCTGCCCGTCCACGGTCTGGACCGGCTTGGTCGAGGGCGCGGGCAAAGACCTCTTCCTCGCCGGCTACACCGACTACTTCTTCTGGACGCAGGTCCCGCACTTCGCGGACACGATCCGCAGGAAGGCCTCGGCGGGATGCCGGGTGCGGTTCCTCCTGGGCGACCCGGAGGGTGAGGTGACGCGCCGGCGGGAGATCGTCGAGGACGTCGCCCTCTCCGTCAGCACACGCATCAGGATCACCCTGGAACACCTGGACCGGCTGGGCCCCATGGACGGCGTCGAGGTCCGGTTCTCCTCACCCGAGGACGCCGTCAACCACGTCAGCCTCTCCGTCTTCCGCTTCGACGACCAGATGCTGGTGACACCGCACCTCGCGCGGCTCGTCGGCCACGATTCGCCGTTGCTCCACCTGAGGCGCCAGGGCGGGGGCGGCATGTTCGACCGGTTCGCGGCCCACGGCGAGGAGCTGTGGGAGCGTGCCGAGCCCCGCTCGCCCCGGTCCGCCTGA
- a CDS encoding alpha/beta fold hydrolase: MKPTPYAAATPRVLTAVSNDGQSLHVEVYGPEGAPAVVLAHGWTCSTDFWAAQVRDLAADHRVVVYDQRGHGATPPAAGPSGYSTRALADDLEAVLATALAPGEKAVLAGHSMGGMTLMAAAGRPALRAHAAAVLLCSTGPSRLVPESLVVPLRAGALRTRITGAIIGARAPLGPVTPVSKALLKYATMGPGAAPDRVAECARIVHACPRAVRVAWSRVLAGLDLEAGVRQLDVPAVVVVGAADRLTPPVHAYGLAAALPRCVGLDVLPGVGHMTPVEAPEAVTARLRELTAAYLGDGGSGTAAADRGDGITETEGEAV; the protein is encoded by the coding sequence GTGAAGCCCACCCCGTACGCGGCGGCCACGCCCCGCGTCCTGACCGCCGTCTCCAACGACGGCCAGTCCCTGCACGTCGAGGTGTACGGCCCCGAGGGCGCGCCCGCCGTCGTCCTGGCCCACGGCTGGACCTGCTCCACCGACTTCTGGGCCGCCCAGGTCCGGGACCTCGCCGCCGACCACCGGGTCGTCGTCTACGACCAGCGCGGCCACGGCGCCACCCCGCCCGCCGCCGGGCCCTCCGGGTACTCCACCCGCGCCCTCGCCGACGACCTGGAGGCCGTCCTGGCCACCGCGCTCGCCCCCGGCGAGAAGGCCGTCCTGGCCGGGCACTCCATGGGCGGCATGACGCTGATGGCCGCCGCCGGGCGCCCCGCCCTGCGCGCCCACGCCGCCGCCGTGCTGCTGTGCAGCACCGGGCCGTCCCGGCTGGTCCCCGAGTCGCTCGTCGTACCGCTGCGCGCCGGCGCCCTGCGTACCCGGATCACCGGCGCGATCATCGGGGCCCGCGCCCCGCTCGGGCCGGTCACACCCGTGTCGAAGGCCCTGCTCAAGTACGCCACGATGGGCCCCGGCGCGGCGCCCGACCGGGTCGCGGAGTGCGCCCGCATCGTGCACGCCTGCCCGCGCGCCGTGCGCGTCGCCTGGTCGCGGGTGCTGGCCGGACTCGACCTGGAGGCGGGCGTACGGCAGTTGGACGTGCCGGCCGTGGTGGTCGTGGGCGCCGCCGACCGGCTCACCCCGCCGGTCCACGCCTACGGGCTGGCCGCCGCGCTGCCGCGCTGCGTGGGCCTCGACGTGCTGCCGGGCGTCGGGCACATGACGCCCGTGGAGGCGCCCGAGGCCGTCACGGCGCGGCTGCGCGAACTGACGGCGGCGTACCTAGGCGACGGCGGCAGCGGTACCGCTGCCGCGGACCGCGGCGACGGCATCACGGAGACGGAAGGGGAAGCCGTATGA
- a CDS encoding S41 family peptidase, whose translation MSSDGAYLRYPHVHGDLLCFTAEDDLWIAPLAAGGEAPGRAWRLTVDRTRVGHPRFSPDGRHIAYTSWRSLDPEIHLVAVDGGPARRLSYWGSLDTRVCGWDPDGNILAVASHGQPFSHFSWAYKVSPDGSPGRRLPWGPCADIQVADVDGEHRTLLLTGKPPHEPASWKRYRGGATGRLWMHGERLLPDLGGHLDCAMFVGGRVAFLSDHEGVGNLYSCLPDGTDLRRHTDHDAFYARHASSGGRRVVYQCAGDLWMLDALTPEARPRRLAVRLGGPRAGRRTYQVPTAQHIQSVAVDETGRASAVCVRGSLYWLTHRDGPARSIADTPGVRVRLPEMLDGGRVAYVTDAEGEDAVEIAYLPRASGQRPPRRLAAGLLGRVLEMVSDPDGDRLAIASHDGRLLLLDVSEEAVEAAGEPAEPARTRGRLRRLTLPGDGDGAGADGTPGMDGTPGADGTPGTDGTAGADGTPGTDGTPGTDGRPGTDGGAPTSAQAPEADPAQAPTAEAAQPQTPDPAPPVGAPAHDDAPDATPEAAAPSSPTRTGGDAPAPLVTELIRSGNGPVRDLAFSPDGQWLTWSHPFIGRSLRQIKMARIKDRLVVDVTNGRFEDESPVFTRDGRYLAFLSWRGFDPVYDVHTGDLSFPLGCRPYLVPLASTTPSPFALSPEGRPAAGGLDLGDDERAGDGTVLVEVEGLESRVTPFPVAASKYSSLHPVSGGGLVWLRWPISGALGETFVNPSDPSERPTLEHFNLAKARKSELVAHLDSFAVSGDGTRLVVLDEGDLRAVPANETGDVDTTVYVDVRRVRHEVDPGAEWRQAYDEAGRITRAYFWEPGMAGIDWDGVLDQYRPLVERVASPDEFADLLREVLGELGTSHAYVTPARRNEGPPHYQRAMGLLGANLVCRDGRWVVRRILPGDSSDSKARSPLAGTGIREGAVLTHVDGRPVDPVAGPYPLLDAAGGTTVELTFAPGDGEAGRPRRVAVVPLVDERPLRYQDWVAKRRQVVRELSDGRCGYLHIPDMGGSGWAQFNRDLRLEVSRPALIVDVRGNAGGHISELVVEKLTRRILGWDLTRNAQPVSYASNSPRGPVVALADEATSSDGDMITAVFKLQGLGPVVGQRTWGGVVGMTGRHRLGDGTVITVPMNAAWFEAYGWGVENHGVEPDIEIERTPLDWAEGRHRQLADAVGLALDLLKQRPPSSPPDYSGTPDLARPPLPPRP comes from the coding sequence GTGAGCAGCGACGGCGCGTACCTCCGGTATCCCCACGTCCACGGCGACCTGCTGTGCTTCACCGCGGAAGACGATCTGTGGATCGCCCCGCTCGCCGCCGGGGGCGAGGCCCCCGGCCGCGCCTGGCGGCTGACCGTGGACCGCACCAGGGTCGGCCACCCCCGCTTCTCGCCGGACGGCCGGCACATCGCGTACACGAGCTGGCGCAGCCTGGACCCGGAGATCCACCTGGTGGCCGTCGACGGCGGGCCCGCGCGGCGGCTGTCGTACTGGGGGTCGCTGGACACCCGTGTCTGCGGCTGGGACCCGGACGGCAACATCCTGGCGGTCGCCTCGCACGGGCAGCCGTTCTCGCACTTCTCGTGGGCGTACAAGGTCTCCCCGGACGGCAGCCCCGGCCGCCGCCTGCCGTGGGGGCCGTGCGCCGACATCCAGGTCGCCGACGTGGACGGGGAGCACCGCACCCTGCTGCTGACGGGCAAGCCGCCGCACGAGCCGGCCTCGTGGAAGCGGTACCGGGGCGGGGCGACCGGGCGGCTGTGGATGCACGGCGAGCGGCTGCTGCCCGACCTGGGCGGGCACCTGGACTGCGCGATGTTCGTGGGCGGCCGGGTGGCGTTCCTCTCCGACCACGAGGGCGTCGGCAACCTCTACTCGTGCCTGCCCGACGGCACGGACCTGCGCCGCCACACCGACCACGACGCGTTCTACGCCCGGCACGCCTCGTCGGGCGGGCGCCGCGTGGTCTACCAGTGCGCCGGGGACCTGTGGATGCTGGACGCCCTGACGCCGGAGGCGCGGCCCCGGAGGCTGGCGGTACGGCTCGGGGGCCCGCGCGCGGGGCGGCGCACGTACCAGGTGCCGACCGCGCAGCACATCCAGTCGGTGGCCGTGGACGAGACCGGGCGGGCCAGCGCGGTGTGCGTCCGGGGCAGCCTCTACTGGCTGACGCACCGGGACGGGCCGGCGCGGTCCATCGCGGACACGCCGGGCGTGCGGGTGCGGCTGCCGGAGATGCTGGACGGCGGGCGGGTCGCGTACGTGACGGACGCGGAGGGCGAGGACGCGGTGGAGATCGCGTACCTGCCGCGCGCCAGCGGCCAGCGCCCGCCGCGCCGCCTGGCCGCCGGCCTGCTGGGCCGGGTGCTGGAGATGGTCTCCGACCCGGACGGCGACCGGCTGGCCATCGCCTCGCACGACGGGCGGCTGCTGCTCCTGGACGTGTCGGAGGAGGCGGTCGAGGCGGCGGGCGAACCGGCCGAACCCGCGCGGACGCGGGGCCGCCTGCGCCGGCTGACGCTGCCGGGGGACGGGGACGGGGCGGGGGCGGACGGGACGCCGGGCATGGACGGGACGCCGGGGGCAGACGGGACGCCGGGTACGGACGGGACGGCGGGGGCGGACGGGACGCCGGGCACGGACGGGACGCCGGGCACGGACGGGAGGCCGGGTACGGACGGCGGGGCGCCTACCTCGGCCCAGGCCCCGGAGGCGGACCCGGCCCAGGCCCCGACGGCGGAGGCGGCCCAGCCCCAGACCCCCGACCCGGCTCCTCCCGTAGGGGCGCCGGCACACGACGACGCCCCGGACGCCACACCGGAGGCCGCCGCGCCCTCCTCCCCCACCCGCACCGGCGGTGACGCCCCCGCCCCCCTGGTCACGGAGCTGATCCGGTCCGGCAACGGCCCCGTGCGAGACCTCGCGTTCTCGCCGGACGGGCAGTGGCTGACGTGGTCGCACCCGTTCATCGGCCGGTCGCTGCGGCAGATCAAGATGGCCCGCATCAAGGACCGCCTGGTCGTGGACGTGACCAACGGGCGCTTCGAGGACGAGAGCCCCGTGTTCACACGGGACGGCCGGTACCTGGCGTTCCTGTCGTGGCGCGGCTTCGACCCGGTGTACGACGTGCACACGGGCGACCTGTCGTTCCCGCTGGGCTGCCGCCCGTACCTCGTACCGCTGGCGTCGACGACGCCGTCGCCGTTCGCGCTGTCGCCGGAGGGGCGGCCGGCGGCGGGCGGCCTCGACCTGGGGGACGACGAGCGGGCGGGCGACGGGACCGTGCTGGTGGAGGTGGAGGGCCTGGAGAGCCGGGTGACGCCGTTCCCGGTGGCCGCGTCCAAGTACTCGTCGCTGCACCCGGTGAGCGGGGGCGGGCTGGTGTGGCTGCGGTGGCCGATCTCGGGCGCGCTGGGCGAGACGTTCGTGAACCCGTCGGACCCGTCGGAGCGGCCGACGCTGGAGCACTTCAACCTCGCCAAGGCGCGCAAGTCGGAACTGGTCGCGCACCTCGACTCGTTCGCGGTGAGCGGCGACGGGACGCGGCTCGTCGTGCTCGACGAGGGCGACCTGCGCGCGGTCCCCGCCAACGAGACGGGCGACGTCGACACGACGGTGTACGTGGACGTGCGGCGCGTCCGGCACGAGGTGGACCCGGGCGCCGAGTGGCGGCAGGCGTACGACGAGGCGGGCCGCATCACACGGGCGTACTTCTGGGAGCCCGGCATGGCGGGCATCGACTGGGACGGGGTGCTGGACCAGTACCGGCCGCTGGTCGAGCGGGTGGCGTCGCCCGACGAGTTCGCCGACCTGCTGCGGGAGGTCCTGGGCGAGCTGGGCACGTCCCACGCGTACGTCACGCCCGCCCGGCGCAACGAGGGCCCGCCGCACTACCAGCGGGCGATGGGCCTGCTGGGGGCGAACCTGGTGTGCCGGGACGGGAGATGGGTGGTCAGGCGCATCCTGCCGGGCGACTCGTCGGACTCCAAGGCGCGCTCGCCGCTGGCCGGCACGGGCATCCGGGAGGGGGCCGTGCTCACCCACGTGGACGGCCGGCCGGTGGACCCGGTGGCGGGGCCGTACCCGCTGCTGGACGCGGCGGGCGGGACGACGGTGGAGCTGACGTTCGCGCCGGGCGACGGGGAGGCGGGGCGGCCCCGGCGGGTCGCGGTGGTGCCGCTGGTCGACGAGCGCCCGCTGCGCTACCAGGACTGGGTGGCCAAGCGCCGGCAGGTCGTCCGGGAGCTGAGCGACGGGCGGTGCGGCTACCTGCACATCCCGGACATGGGCGGCTCGGGCTGGGCGCAGTTCAACCGGGACCTGCGCCTGGAGGTGTCGCGGCCGGCGCTCATCGTGGACGTGCGCGGCAACGCGGGCGGGCACATCAGCGAACTGGTCGTGGAGAAGCTGACGCGCCGCATCCTGGGCTGGGACCTGACGCGCAACGCGCAGCCCGTGTCGTACGCGTCGAACTCGCCGCGCGGGCCGGTCGTGGCGCTCGCGGACGAGGCCACGTCGTCGGACGGCGACATGATCACGGCGGTCTTCAAGCTCCAGGGCCTCGGCCCGGTGGTGGGCCAGCGCACCTGGGGCGGCGTGGTCGGCATGACGGGCCGCCATCGGCTGGGCGACGGCACGGTGATCACGGTGCCGATGAACGCGGCGTGGTTCGAGGCGTACGGCTGGGGCGTGGAGAACCACGGCGTGGAGCCGGACATCGAGATCGAACGCACCCCCCTGGACTGGGCGGAGGGCCGCCACCGCCAGCTCGCGGACGCGGTGGGACTGGCGCTGGACCTCCTGAAGCAGCGCCCCCCGTCCAGCCCCCCGGACTACTCCGGCACCCCCGACCTCGCCCGCCCACCCCTGCCCCCGAGGCCGTAG
- a CDS encoding helix-turn-helix domain-containing protein — MPADLGDRLRSVRKRRGMTQQGLARESGVSVSLIRKLEQGERNDARLETVRRLAATLRVPTSRLVVDVAEEGASAAVLDTWAPVRAALTAPSGDAVALDEPPTAEGVRAALAAAVPLFSGDRFAELRVVLPALLRDSAVLAGLDPEGRALRVRLLQLTGWLLTQTRQFEAAEWCLGAALDGSADRLQGASTVNTQCWLLLRQGRLGEARALATHWADETEPRLSRAAPDELAAWGWLLLRLSAAAVRDNRPDEAEDALRLSHAAAVALGREFAPDGDFLRAFGPVTVTLKRTENAMVMDRPDVVLKLAARIPAGGLRPTSNNRNRHLLDVANAYTMTRRYAEAVETLAGVRDAAPQWLPNQRYARDILGRVVARRRTLTESMRSLADTVGLPV, encoded by the coding sequence ATGCCTGCCGACTTGGGTGACCGGCTCAGGAGTGTGCGCAAGCGCCGGGGGATGACGCAGCAGGGGCTCGCCCGCGAGTCGGGGGTGTCCGTGTCGCTGATCCGGAAGCTGGAGCAGGGCGAGCGGAACGACGCGCGGCTGGAGACGGTGCGCCGGCTCGCGGCCACCCTGCGGGTGCCGACCTCGCGCCTGGTCGTGGACGTGGCCGAGGAGGGTGCGAGCGCCGCCGTCCTCGACACATGGGCGCCCGTCAGGGCGGCGCTCACCGCCCCATCGGGCGACGCGGTGGCACTGGACGAGCCCCCCACGGCGGAGGGGGTGCGCGCCGCGCTGGCCGCCGCCGTACCGCTGTTCTCGGGCGACCGGTTCGCGGAGCTGCGGGTGGTCCTGCCCGCCCTGCTGCGCGACAGCGCCGTCCTGGCGGGGCTCGATCCGGAGGGACGCGCCCTGCGCGTGCGCCTGCTCCAGCTCACCGGCTGGCTCCTCACGCAGACGCGCCAGTTCGAGGCCGCCGAGTGGTGTCTGGGCGCGGCCCTGGACGGTTCGGCGGACCGGTTGCAGGGTGCGTCGACCGTGAACACGCAGTGCTGGCTGCTGCTGCGGCAGGGCAGGCTCGGCGAGGCGCGGGCGCTGGCCACCCACTGGGCGGACGAGACGGAGCCCCGGCTCTCGCGGGCGGCGCCGGACGAACTGGCGGCCTGGGGATGGCTGCTGCTGCGCCTGTCCGCCGCCGCCGTGCGGGACAACAGGCCCGACGAGGCCGAGGACGCCCTGCGGCTGTCCCACGCGGCCGCCGTCGCCCTGGGGAGGGAGTTCGCCCCGGACGGGGACTTCCTCCGGGCGTTCGGGCCCGTCACCGTGACCCTCAAGCGGACCGAGAACGCCATGGTCATGGACCGTCCCGACGTGGTGCTGAAGCTGGCGGCCCGCATCCCGGCGGGCGGCCTGCGCCCCACGTCCAACAACCGCAACCGCCATCTGCTCGACGTGGCCAACGCGTACACGATGACCCGCCGGTACGCGGAGGCCGTCGAGACGCTGGCGGGCGTCCGCGACGCCGCCCCCCAGTGGCTGCCGAACCAGCGGTACGCCCGCGACATCCTGGGCCGCGTCGTCGCCCGGCGACGGACCCTGACCGAGTCGATGCGCTCCCTCGCCGACACGGTGGGGCTCCCCGTGTGA